The following DNA comes from Streptomyces sp. Ag109_O5-10.
CCGGGTGAGGAACTGCAGTCCACCGAGTCGAAGATCGGCCCGTACGCGCTGCACGACTTCACCCTCTACCAGGTGCTCCGGCACGGGTTCCGGCCGTCGAAGATCGCCTTCCTGGCCTGGCACGCCTGGCACGACCGGGAGGCGGGCGCCTGGCCGCCCGGCTTCCCCGAGGCCGAGCGCAAGGCGTACGACCTCGCGGAGATCCGGCACTGGCTCGACTACTTCTGCCGCCGCTTCTTCGCCTTCGCCCAGTTCAAGCGCTCGGCGATGCCGAACGGGCCCAAGGTCTCGGCCGGCGGCTCGCTCTCCCCGCGCGGCGACTGGCGTGCTCCGTCGGACAGTTCGGCGAAGGCCTGGCTGCACGACCTGGCCCGCGTCCCGGAGTAGCCGCCCGCGGCACGGGCCCGGTCCGTCGGTCGCCGGCCGGTCGGACGACGAGGCAGGCGGGTGCCGCCGGCCGGTCGGATGACGAGGCAGGCGTCGGTCGCGGGTGGCTCCTCGGGGTGCTGGTCGTGGTGCGGGCCGGTCCGCCGCTTCCGGGCGGCGGGCCGCCGTGGTCGTCGTCGGATGCCGTCACGGGGCGGGCGCGGCGTCCCCGCGTGGCAGCGGTTTGTGGCCGGTGCCCCGGCCGCGGTAGGCTCGATCTTGAGCGCGGCACCCAATTCCGGGTCGCACGCGATGCGTTGGTGGTCCAAGGAAAGACGCCCCGCTTCCTGTGGGGAGATGCAGGTGCAAGGCCTGCCCGGCGCTCGATGCGAAGAGCCCCGTCCCTGATCCGTCAGGGACGGGGCTCTTCGCGTGCGGCCCGTGCCGGCTGCCGGGCGCACTCTGACGGGCGAACACCCGACCGACACCCGGACGGAGCCAAGTACCGGAACAAACCCCCTGGTCAGAGCCGTCGCCCCGACACGTTCTGGGCACGCCACGGCGGATGACCGGTTGCGGGGCCGCACCCTTTTTTCCACGGTGGGCGAAAGACAGCAGTTCTCGAAAGGAATCCCATGCGCGCCCTTGCCTCCCGCGGCCTTCTCGTCTCCCCCCTGGTCTGTGCCGCCCTGGTCCTCGGCCCGGCGGCCGCCTCCGCTGCCGCCGCCGACGCCGGCCGGGAAGGGACGGGACCCGGTGTCGCGCAGACGGCCCTGCCGCCCGGCACCGACCTCGCCACGCTCCTCGACCGGATCGACGCGATCGACCCGACACGGTACGACCCCGCCCTGACACCCCTGCTGGACACGCTGCCCGGCTTCGCCGCGGCTCAGGGCACCCGCATCGACCCGGCGCAGGCCACCGCCTACGCGAAGGCGCTGCGGGAGTGGAGCAACACCGTCCAGGAGCGGCTGCGGCACCTGGACTCCGGTGCCACCGACCGCGCGCACCGCGCCGCGCCCCGCGCCGCCGACCCCGTCTCGGACCTGGTGAACGCGATCCAGGCCGCCGTCAAGAACCTGCTCAGCGCACTGACCTCGCTCGACCTCGGCGGGGTGGTGAGCGCCGTCACCGGGCTGCTGGCCCCCATCCTCGCGGCGGTCACCGGTCTTCTCGGCGCCCTGCCCTCGCTGCCGTCGCTGCCCTCGGCGGGCAGCCTGGCCGCCACGACGACCGTCGCCCAGTGAGGACCTGACACCGCGTCGGCGCTCTCCCCGCCGCCGGGCCGGCCGGAGCTCCGGCCGGCCCGGCGGCGCGCCTGTCCGCTCCCGCGACCGTCAGTGCCCGGTCCAGCCGGGGACGGTCGGCAGTACCTGCTCCGCGACCCGCTCCAGTGCCGTGTCGTCCGGTGGCACGTCGTCCTGCCGCCAGAGCGCGACCTCGAACGTGCCCTGGCCGTCGTCCTTGCCGTGCTTGGAGACCAGGAGGCAGCGCGCGGTGCCGCCGGGGCCCGTGCTCGCCTTGCCGCCACCGAGGTTGAACCCGATGGAGATGGTCGGGCTGGAGTAGAGGACGGCGGGGTGTCCGAGAACGGTCGTCCTGCGGGCGTCGTCCATCAGGTCGCCCGCCGTGGCTACGGTCATGTGGTCGTACGACGCCGTCAGCTTCACGGAGTACGTTTCCAGGGTCACCGTCGCCTCGGGTTCGGCGATCTTCGTGCCCCCGGCGAGCGTGAGCCACTCCCCGCTGCCGTGGGCGGTCTCGGCCTGCTCGTCCGAGGTCCCCAGCAGGGCCGGCAGGTCCGGCCGGTTGAGCGCCTTGCACAGCCGGCCGCCGGAGACGTAACGGGCAGGCAGATGGTCGTCCGGGTTCGAGCAGGCCGCCGGTTCGCCCACCGCGTCCTTCTGGTGGACGAACTCCTTCTGCGCCCACAGAGCGCCCACGACGACCGCGAACAACGCCACCGCCGCGATCGCCTGAAGCCCCGGTCTGCCGTCCTTTTCGGGCTCGGCGAAGCTCTCGGTCATGTCCCCCACCCCCGCTGTGCGTCCCCTGTGCGCGCCGGAGCCTAACTGATGTTCGCGGGGAAGGCACGCGCCGCACGTACCGGTCGGTGGCAGGGGACTCCTCCGGGAGTGTTTGATGGCGGGAGCACGCTGCAGGCCGGAGGAAAAAAGGGGGGACGCGACGCGATGACCGACGGACGCGGACGGGTCGTCGAGGCGGGCGGGACTGCGCTGGTGGTGCGTCGCAGGCCGCGGGAGCGGACCCGCGCCGCGGTGCTCGTCCTGCACGGCGGACAGGAGAACGGACTCCGCCCGGCGCGCTCCTGGCAGCCGGCCGCGCTGCGCATGCGGCCCTTCGTCAGCGCGGCCGCGTCGGTCTCCTCGCCCCGCGACGTGCTGATCGGCCAGGTGCGCTACCGGTACCAGGGCTGGAACGACGACGCCGATCCGCTCCAGGACACCCTGCGCGCGCTCGACGAGCTGCGCGGCCTGGCCGGCGACGCGTCCGTGGTGCTGGTCGGCCACTCGATGGGCGGCCGGGCGGCGCTGCGCGCGGCGGCCGACCCCTCGGTGCGCGGGGTGCTCGCACTGGCCCCGTGGTGCCCGCCCGGCGACCCCGTGGACGATCTCGCCGGGACGAGGATCGTCGTCCTGCACGGGGAGCGGGACCGCACCACCGGTCCCGCCGACTCGGCCGCGTACGTGCGGCAGGCCCGCACCGCCGGCGCGCAGGCCGGGATGGTGCTGCTCAGGGGCGGGGATCACGCGATGCTCCGCCGCAGCCGTGACTGGCACCGGGCCTCGGCGGCCGCCGTCAGGCGGTTGCTGCGCCCCGAACGCGATCTGGAGGGATGGACGGCCGAGGCCTGCACGTCGGACGAGCCGCTTCTGCGCTGATCCGTGCCCTGGTAGGGTGCCTCGCCCCCATGGGGCGTTCAGCCGTACTGGACATTCACCCGCACGGGACCCCACCCGGAGGACTGCCGCCGATGCCGATCGCCCGAACGTTCCGGATTGTCGCGTACCTGACAGTCACGTTCCTGGTTCTCACCCTGTTCGGCACCGCCCCGGCCACCGCCGGTCCGCGGCCCGCGCGGTCCGCCGCGCAGACCACCGGCACCTGGCAGCCCCCGCTGTCCACACGGGGCCGGTACATCGTCGACGCCGCGGGCAACCGCTTCCGTCTCAAGTCCGCCAACTGGGACGGCGCCCAGGGCTCCTGGACGGGCAGCGGCAGCTCCGGCGATCCCGCGAACCACCACGCCGGCCAGGACTCCTACGGCATCCCCCTCGGCCTGGACCGCGCGCCCCTCTCCCAGCTCCTCAACGACTTCCAGGCACTCGGCATCAACAGCATCCGGCTGCCGTTCTCGAACGAGATGATCCACACCACGGCCCCGGTGCCGGACGTCGCGGTCACCGCCAACCCACAGCTGCGCGGCAGGACCCCGCTGGAGGTCTACGACGCCGTCGTCAGCGCCCTCACCGGCGCGGGATTCGCCGTCATCCTCAACAACCACACCAACACCTCCCGTTGGTGCTGCGGCGTCGACGGCAACGAGCGCTGGAACAGCAGCCAGTCGACCCAGCAGTGGGCCGACGACTGGGTCTTCATGGCCCGCCGCTACGCCGCCAACCCCCGGGTCGTGGGCGCCGACCTCTACAACGAGGTACGCCGTGACGTACTCGACGACCCCAACTGGGGCCTGGGCGACGGCCACGACTGGTACGCCGCGGCCCAGCTCGCCGGCGACCGCATCCTCACCGAGGCGAACCCGAATCTCCTGATCGTCGTCGAGGGCATCAACTGGACCGGCCTGCCGGTCGACGGATTCCCCCACGGCCGCCCCATGCTCACCCCCGTCCGGACCCTCTCCAACACCCTCGTCGACGCCCACAAACTGGTCTACTCGGCCCACTTCTACGGTTACACCGGCCCCCACCACAGCGGCGCCACCGGCATCGGCGAGACCAGCGACCCCCGCTATCAGGACCTGACCCGCGACGAGCTGTACCAGGCCCTCGCCGACGAGGCCTTCTTCGTCACCACGGAGGGCAGGCACTACACCGCGCCGGTCTGGATCAGCGAGTTCGGCATCGGCGCGAACGAGACGGGTACGGCCGCCCGCTCCTGGTTCGGCAACATCACCGACTACTTCGCCGACCACGACGCCGACTTCGCCTACTGGCCGCTGGTCGGCTGGGCGGGTCACGACGACTGGGCGCTGCTCGGCTACGACACCTCGGGGCACCGCTCCGGCATCCTCGACGGAGGCGACTGGCGGGCCACCGCCTGGGACCACCTCATGAACTCCGGGAGCCGCACCGGGTACGTCGAGCAGGGGGCGACCTGGCGCATGCTGTCCACGGACCACGGCGACCAGGTCGAGTCCCTGCGCGTGCGGGCGGGCGGCGACTGGGACTCGGGCGCCTACAAGGCGGTCTGCCCGGACGGGCTGCGGCTGATCGGTCTCGCGCACTCCGGCGGACGGGGTCTGTGCACCGACGTGACCGCCGGCGACCTGCGCGCCACGGGCAACGCCCAGACGGTGGTCACCGACGAGCGGTACGTCCCCGCCGGCGGCGACTGGGCGTCCGGGTACACCAAATTCCAGTGCCCGGCGGGCCAGTTCGTCATCGGCTACAGCCGCCGCGGCGAGCGGGTCTCGGCGGCCCTGTGCGCCCCCGCCCGCGCCACGCCGAAAGCCGCCGGCCGGACAGTGTGGTTCGACCGCTCCGACAACCGCCCCGCCGACGGCGCGGGCGACGACTTCGCCTACGGCGCCTACAAGGGCCAGTGTGCCGCCGACGAGCTCATCGCGGGCATCGCCTTCACCACCCGGGTGGGCAGCGCACAGGGACCGGCCGCCGTACTGTGCGTCCCGGTGCCCTCCTGAGCGGACCTCGCCGGCCGGCGCCTCGGGCAGGGCCCGGACGCTCATGGCGACGACAGCTTCGACCAGGGGGCATGCGGAGGTTCACAGGGCGCGCGCCAGTCCTCCGCCCGGTGCCGGTGCGGTCAGTTCGTCGTGGTGCGGCGGGGTGGCGGGGATCTCGGCGCCGGCCGTGAGGGTGGACTTCGGCGCCGTCGCGGACCCCGGCCAGGGTGCGGCTGCCGGGTGCGGTCAGGAACAGGAGGAGGCCACCGAGGGCCGGTCCGGCGGCGCCGACCGCCGCGGCCGGTACTCCGGCGGGGGCGAGGGAGGCGGCGGTCCCGGTGGTGCCCCGGAGCACGGCGGCCGTGAGGATCGGGAGCGGGCCGGCGAACGGGCCGGTGCGGCGAGGACGCGGGCGCAGCGCCGGCAGGCGCGCGGGATGAGCGGGACCGGGATGAGGTGTCGTTCGGCACGGTCGTGAACTTCCGTCGTCGAATACCGTCTGCGGACTGGTCTCGATGGGCGCACGACACGAGCACCGGGCCGCCTGGACGCCAGGGCCGGGAGCTTGGGTTCGGATCCTTCGCGGGTGCGCCCGTCAGGCGCAGAGCGGCGGCAGAACGACGTGCCAGTAGGTGTTCACGGGACGAGCGTACGGGGGCGGCCGTCGGCATCCGGTGGCCGCGGTCTGCGGGCGGCGGCCGAACCGGGCGGTCCGCCGCCCTCGGCCCGGCGGGCGTGCGGATCGATCCTGTCGCTTCCGTGATCGTCGGCATCCGCCCCCCGCACGTCGATGACCTGCCCCGCGTCACTTGTCGTATGATTCGACCAAGTTTTGGCCAACGTGCGTCGATATCGTTTCCAGGCGCCCGGACGTGGGACAGACTCACCCGCGGAGGGGGGACGAGCACGGCCGTTTCACGCCGGACGTGCCATCCCGCAGTGTCGCGTCGCCCAGGGGAGGGCGGCGAGCGGACCAGCGGAGGAATGCATGACGCAGTCGCTTCCGGGGCAGCGCCCTGCCCAGGAGCAGGCTTTCACGGGGCACGGTCGGCCACCCGTCGTCGTGATCGGCGCCGGGCCCTACGGGCTTTCGGTGGCCGCCCACTTGCGGGCTGCGGGGGCGCCGGTGCGCGTCTTCGGTGACGTGATGGGCAGTTGGCGGCACGCCATGGCCACCGGGATGTACCTGAAATCGACGCCGGACGCGACCGATCTGTCGGCGCCGGAGCCCGGCGGCACGCTGGCGGACTTCCGACGCGTGCACAGCGAGCCGGAACTGACCGAGCTGACACCGATCCCGTGCGACGTCTTCGTGCGGTACGGGCAGTGGTTCCAGAAGCGGTACGTGGGTGAGGTCGAGCCGGCCCGGGTGACGGCCGTCGAGCGGGCGGCGTCCGGGCCCGGCTTCGTCGTCCGGCTGGACGACGGATCGGCGATGGCGGCCTCGGCCGTCGTGGTGGCGACGGGGCTGAACGGTCTCGCCCATGTCCCGGACGAGTTGCGGCGGCTCGCGCCCGAGGGACCGGGCCCGCGGGCGCGGGTGTCGCACACCAGCCACCACACGGACCTCTCGGTGTACGCGGGACGCCGGGTGGCCGTCATCGGCGGCGGTCAGTCCGCGCTGGAGAGCGCCGCGCTGCTGCACGAGGCGGGCGCCGAGGCGCAGGTCCTGGTGCGTGAGCGGACGGTGCTGTGGGGCATGGAGCCGGAGCTGTCGCGGCCCTGGACGCAGCGGGTGACCAAGCCGGCCTCGCCGCTCGGCACGGGGTGGATCCTGGCCGGGGTCTGCGCGTCACCGGGTGCGGTACGCCGGCTGCCCGCGGCGGCGCGGCTGCTGCTGTTCCGGCGGGCGCTCGGCCCGTCGGGCGGCTGGTGGCTGCGGGACCGGGTGGAAGGCGTCGTACCGGTGCGCACCTCGCGCCGGGTCACGGGCGCCGTGGTCCGGGGACCGGAGGTGCGCCTGGACGTCGTGGGCCCCGGGGGCGAGCGGGAGTCCCTCGCGGTCGACCACGTGCTGGCGGCCACCGGTTACCGGCTGGACCTGGACGCGCTGCCGTTCCTGTCACCCGCGGTGCGGGACGCCGTGGCGTGCGTGCCGGGCTCGAAGGCGCCCGCGCTGCGGGGGACGTTCGAGTCGTCGGTGCCCGGCCTGTACTTCACCGGTTCGCTGGCGGCGCCGATGTTCGGGCCGATGATGCGGTTCGTGGCGGGCACGGAGTTCGCCGCCGTACGCATCGCCCGGCACGTCGCGGCCGCCTGAGAAACCTGTCGACCGACCCTGGCGAACCCCTCGCCGGTCCCGGCGGGCCCGTCAGCCGATCCGGGCGAGCGGGTCCGCCGTACCGGGTGCCGGGGTGCCGTCGGCGGGAGCCGACAGTACCGACTGCCGCATGCGGCCCAGTGCGGCCGAGGGCTCCAGGCCTGGTCGCGCACCAGGGTGGTGCGCAGTCGCCGGAAGGCGTCCGGGGCGTCGCTGCTCCGGCCCGAGCGGTGCAGGGCGAGCATGAGCCGGCCGCACAGGCTCTCGTGGGTGGGGTACAGGTCGGCCGGCACCGTGAGTTCGGGGATCAGCTCACGGTGCCGGCCGAGCCGGAGGTCGGCCTCGATCCGCTGGTCCAGCGCGCACAGCCGGCTCTCCTCCAGTCCCTGGATCCGGATGCTCAGGTAGTCCCCCGCGGTGACGTCGGCCGGGGCCGGCCCCCGCCACGGGCCGAGCGCGGTGCGCAGCAGGCGGCCCGCCGCACGCTGGTCCCCGGCCGCCCTGGTCCGGTATCCGGTGCCGGCGATCCGCCCGAACTCCCGGGCGTCGCTGGTGCCTTCGCCGCTGTCGAGCAGACAGCCGCCGGGTACGGTGCGCAGGATCTGCCTGGCGGTGCGCCCGCCCGCGTCCTCGGCGGCCCCGCGCGGCGCCCGGGCAACGAGAGCGCCGAGTACGCCGATGACCATGCCGTCCGCCCGCTCGTCCGCCACCGGGGGTGGTGCGGGGCGGATCCTGGGCACCCCTGAGTCAAAAACGGCGCGGACGGTTTGTTTGTCAACCGCACTCCGGCCGGACGACGCGGTCTCAGTCTGGGGCGGGAGAGGCCCTGCCGGGTCGGGACCGACGGGAGCCGCTTGACCGTCACACCCCACCGGCGCCCCGGGCAGCACGGAAGTTGGACGGTCGGATTCCCGCGGGACCTGGGGTATCGCGATTCGAAGAACCTCGGTGGACAGCACGTTGGGCAGGCTCGCCGGTGTTCGGAGGCCGCGCCGGCTCCACCGTGAGGGAATCGGCGTCGGTTGACCTATGTGAGCAACAAACCAGGCAGATGGTTTGGTCCGAGCTCGTCAGGCCTCGGTGGGCACGGGCGGTTCCAGCCGACGGCGCTCGACTTCCTCGACGACCCGGGCACCCCGGTCGGGCGCGGTGTCCAGCCGGATCAGGGCCGCCGGAGTGGCTATGGCCGGCAGTACGTGGTTGTAGAGGACGGAGATCCGGTCGTTGAGATCGGTCCAGTCGGCGACCACCTCCGACATGAACTGGGTCCCGATCCAGGCCCCGAGGAAGCACTCGGCGGTCTCGCGCGGTGTGACGTGCGGCAGCACCTCGCCGCGCTCCTTGGCCTCCACCAGTTTGTCCGTCACCAGCTCGGTCCAGGCGGGCCAGGCGCTGCCGAACAGGGAGCGCCCCTGGATGTCGGCGGAGAGCCTTATGCCGGCGAGGAGAATGACCTCTTTGGGGATGCGGTGGGCCAGCGTCATGCCGATGTCCACCCACTCCTGGAGCTTCAGTTCACGCGGCACCCAGTAGTCGTCGCTGATCTGGGCGTTGATCACGCCGCGCGCGAGCGCTTCCTTGGAATCGAAGTGGAAGTACAGGGCGCCTTTGGTGACTCCGGCCCGTTCGAGGATCTCGGCGATCGTCGCCGCCGTGTACCCGCGTTCGGCGAAGACCGCGGCGGCGGCCTCGACAACGGCGCGGCGGGTCCGAATCGCACGCTCCTGACGCGCCATGGGGACCCCTCCTCGGTCAAAACAAAACCGGACGTGACGTACCTTACCCCAATCGGGGACGGGTACTTCGGCCGCACAGGGCGGCCTCACGGTCGGTCCTGCCGCCGTCCCGCCCCGATCGCGCGCCGCGGCCGGCCCCTGGCGCGGGTGACCCTTCCCCGCAGTTCACCAGGCGGTGCGCCCGCCGTCCACGGTAGACGTGGCACCGTGACGAAGGTCGCCCCGGTCACCCCACGACCGGGCGGCGGCCTCCGGGTTTCCTCCGGA
Coding sequences within:
- a CDS encoding FAD-dependent oxidoreductase, with product MTQSLPGQRPAQEQAFTGHGRPPVVVIGAGPYGLSVAAHLRAAGAPVRVFGDVMGSWRHAMATGMYLKSTPDATDLSAPEPGGTLADFRRVHSEPELTELTPIPCDVFVRYGQWFQKRYVGEVEPARVTAVERAASGPGFVVRLDDGSAMAASAVVVATGLNGLAHVPDELRRLAPEGPGPRARVSHTSHHTDLSVYAGRRVAVIGGGQSALESAALLHEAGAEAQVLVRERTVLWGMEPELSRPWTQRVTKPASPLGTGWILAGVCASPGAVRRLPAAARLLLFRRALGPSGGWWLRDRVEGVVPVRTSRRVTGAVVRGPEVRLDVVGPGGERESLAVDHVLAATGYRLDLDALPFLSPAVRDAVACVPGSKAPALRGTFESSVPGLYFTGSLAAPMFGPMMRFVAGTEFAAVRIARHVAAA
- a CDS encoding alpha/beta fold hydrolase; the encoded protein is MTDGRGRVVEAGGTALVVRRRPRERTRAAVLVLHGGQENGLRPARSWQPAALRMRPFVSAAASVSSPRDVLIGQVRYRYQGWNDDADPLQDTLRALDELRGLAGDASVVLVGHSMGGRAALRAAADPSVRGVLALAPWCPPGDPVDDLAGTRIVVLHGERDRTTGPADSAAYVRQARTAGAQAGMVLLRGGDHAMLRRSRDWHRASAAAVRRLLRPERDLEGWTAEACTSDEPLLR
- a CDS encoding DUF6215 domain-containing protein encodes the protein MTESFAEPEKDGRPGLQAIAAVALFAVVVGALWAQKEFVHQKDAVGEPAACSNPDDHLPARYVSGGRLCKALNRPDLPALLGTSDEQAETAHGSGEWLTLAGGTKIAEPEATVTLETYSVKLTASYDHMTVATAGDLMDDARRTTVLGHPAVLYSSPTISIGFNLGGGKASTGPGGTARCLLVSKHGKDDGQGTFEVALWRQDDVPPDDTALERVAEQVLPTVPGWTGH
- a CDS encoding glycoside hydrolase family 5 protein, with product MPIARTFRIVAYLTVTFLVLTLFGTAPATAGPRPARSAAQTTGTWQPPLSTRGRYIVDAAGNRFRLKSANWDGAQGSWTGSGSSGDPANHHAGQDSYGIPLGLDRAPLSQLLNDFQALGINSIRLPFSNEMIHTTAPVPDVAVTANPQLRGRTPLEVYDAVVSALTGAGFAVILNNHTNTSRWCCGVDGNERWNSSQSTQQWADDWVFMARRYAANPRVVGADLYNEVRRDVLDDPNWGLGDGHDWYAAAQLAGDRILTEANPNLLIVVEGINWTGLPVDGFPHGRPMLTPVRTLSNTLVDAHKLVYSAHFYGYTGPHHSGATGIGETSDPRYQDLTRDELYQALADEAFFVTTEGRHYTAPVWISEFGIGANETGTAARSWFGNITDYFADHDADFAYWPLVGWAGHDDWALLGYDTSGHRSGILDGGDWRATAWDHLMNSGSRTGYVEQGATWRMLSTDHGDQVESLRVRAGGDWDSGAYKAVCPDGLRLIGLAHSGGRGLCTDVTAGDLRATGNAQTVVTDERYVPAGGDWASGYTKFQCPAGQFVIGYSRRGERVSAALCAPARATPKAAGRTVWFDRSDNRPADGAGDDFAYGAYKGQCAADELIAGIAFTTRVGSAQGPAAVLCVPVPS
- a CDS encoding ScbR family autoregulator-binding transcription factor, which produces MARQERAIRTRRAVVEAAAAVFAERGYTAATIAEILERAGVTKGALYFHFDSKEALARGVINAQISDDYWVPRELKLQEWVDIGMTLAHRIPKEVILLAGIRLSADIQGRSLFGSAWPAWTELVTDKLVEAKERGEVLPHVTPRETAECFLGAWIGTQFMSEVVADWTDLNDRISVLYNHVLPAIATPAALIRLDTAPDRGARVVEEVERRRLEPPVPTEA